From Amycolatopsis sp. cg9, one genomic window encodes:
- a CDS encoding glycosyltransferase family 2 protein, with the protein MTTPFPGPAHSGLTVVIPCFNEVENVEPSYREITNELGHYSLELFYVDDGSVDGTLDKIRALAAADPRVRYLSFSRNFGFEAAFSAGYRYASQPWVLHVDADQQFPAAEAEKLVAAAELGNDAVFGVRTNRQDPRLRRWGTAAFHFLGRRVLRIEIPPGATAFRLVRAELARKIVDLRLGTPYFLATVPRLTSRYTCVQVAHRARERGESKVGFGFLASHAIELFVGFTRRLTTAASATALLAAGIAVLAGGAAAFGLLGAGVTATLLFALLAVLLLVASLTVRYLVVVGAGQPRPRQFYVREANVVVDAEDRLFTPADPAGPRLIDVQLGKGVSA; encoded by the coding sequence ATGACCACCCCTTTCCCGGGGCCGGCCCACAGTGGACTCACCGTAGTCATTCCGTGCTTCAACGAAGTCGAGAACGTCGAACCGTCCTATCGGGAAATAACCAACGAACTAGGCCACTATTCACTGGAACTGTTTTACGTCGATGACGGGAGCGTCGACGGAACGCTGGACAAGATCCGCGCGCTCGCGGCCGCGGACCCGCGCGTGCGGTACTTGTCCTTTTCCCGGAACTTCGGTTTCGAAGCGGCTTTCTCGGCCGGCTACCGCTACGCGTCGCAGCCGTGGGTCCTGCACGTCGACGCCGACCAGCAGTTCCCCGCCGCCGAGGCGGAGAAGCTCGTCGCGGCGGCCGAGCTGGGCAACGACGCGGTGTTCGGCGTCCGCACCAACCGCCAGGACCCGCGGCTGCGGCGGTGGGGCACGGCCGCGTTCCACTTCCTCGGCCGGCGCGTGCTGCGCATCGAGATCCCGCCGGGCGCCACGGCGTTCCGGCTGGTCCGCGCGGAACTGGCCCGCAAGATCGTCGACCTGCGGCTCGGCACGCCGTACTTCCTGGCCACGGTCCCCCGGCTGACCAGCCGGTACACCTGCGTCCAGGTCGCGCACCGGGCCCGCGAGCGCGGTGAGTCCAAAGTGGGCTTCGGGTTCCTGGCTTCGCACGCCATCGAACTCTTCGTCGGGTTCACCCGGCGGCTCACGACAGCGGCGTCCGCGACGGCGTTGCTGGCCGCGGGGATCGCGGTGCTCGCCGGCGGCGCGGCGGCGTTCGGCCTGCTCGGTGCCGGCGTCACGGCGACGCTGCTGTTCGCGCTGCTCGCGGTGCTCCTGCTGGTGGCGTCGCTGACCGTGCGCTACCTCGTCGTGGTCGGCGCGGGTCAGCCGCGACCGCGGCAGTTCTACGTCCGGGAAGCGAACGTCGTCGTCGACGCCGAGGACCGGCTCTTCACCCCGGCGGACCCGGCGGGTCCCCGGCTCATCGATGTGCAACTGGGGAAAGGCGTTTCGGCGTGA
- a CDS encoding glutamate decarboxylase: MVLHQGKADRDRTAGTNPLYAGANPALAADFVMPHDKLRDDSLPPDTALQLVRDELMLDGNARLNLATFVTTWMEPQARELMAECVDKNMIDKDEYPQTAELERRCVNILADLWHAPDPTDVMGCSTTGSSEACMLAGMALKRRWAKLGRTGKPNLVMGVNVQVCWEKFCEYWEVEPRLVPMDGDRYHLSAEEAVARCDENTIGVVAILGSTFDGSYEPVAEIAAALDALQERTGWDVPMHVDGASGAMIAPFLDPELEWDFRLPRVASINTSGHKYGLVYPGVGWVLWRERAALPSELVFNVNYLGGDMPTFALNFSRPGAEVAAQYYTFVRLGRDGFRAVQQASRDVATHLSSGIAALGPFELLTRGDQLPVFAFTTRPDAGFDVFDVSRRLRERGWLVPAYTFPEHRTDLAVLRIVVRNGFTHDLADLLLADLARVVPDLAKEGGHPKDPAKATAFHH; encoded by the coding sequence ATGGTCCTGCATCAGGGAAAAGCCGATCGCGACCGCACGGCCGGGACGAACCCGCTCTACGCCGGGGCGAACCCGGCGCTCGCGGCGGACTTCGTCATGCCGCACGACAAGCTGCGCGACGACTCGCTGCCGCCGGACACGGCGCTGCAGCTCGTGCGCGACGAGCTGATGCTCGACGGCAACGCTCGGCTCAACCTCGCCACGTTCGTCACGACGTGGATGGAGCCGCAGGCGCGCGAGCTGATGGCCGAATGCGTCGACAAGAACATGATCGACAAGGACGAGTACCCGCAGACGGCCGAGCTGGAGCGGCGCTGCGTGAACATCCTCGCCGACCTGTGGCACGCGCCCGACCCCACGGACGTCATGGGCTGCTCGACGACCGGTTCGTCGGAAGCGTGCATGCTCGCCGGGATGGCGTTGAAGCGGCGCTGGGCGAAGCTCGGCCGCACCGGCAAGCCGAACCTGGTGATGGGCGTCAACGTCCAGGTCTGCTGGGAGAAGTTCTGCGAGTACTGGGAAGTCGAGCCGCGGCTGGTGCCGATGGATGGCGACCGGTACCACCTCTCGGCCGAGGAAGCCGTCGCGCGCTGCGACGAGAACACGATCGGCGTGGTGGCCATCCTCGGCTCGACGTTCGACGGCAGCTACGAGCCGGTCGCCGAGATCGCCGCGGCGCTGGACGCCCTGCAGGAGCGCACCGGCTGGGACGTCCCGATGCACGTCGACGGCGCTTCGGGCGCGATGATCGCGCCATTCCTCGACCCCGAGCTGGAGTGGGACTTCCGGCTGCCGCGCGTGGCGTCGATCAACACCTCCGGCCACAAGTACGGCCTGGTGTACCCGGGTGTCGGCTGGGTGCTCTGGCGCGAGCGGGCCGCGCTGCCGTCGGAGCTGGTGTTCAACGTCAACTACCTGGGCGGAGACATGCCGACGTTCGCGCTGAACTTCTCGCGCCCTGGCGCGGAGGTCGCGGCGCAGTACTACACGTTCGTCCGGCTCGGCCGGGACGGCTTCCGCGCGGTCCAGCAGGCCTCGCGCGACGTCGCGACGCACCTGTCGTCGGGGATCGCCGCGCTGGGTCCCTTCGAACTGCTGACCCGCGGTGACCAGCTGCCGGTGTTCGCGTTCACGACCCGCCCGGACGCGGGGTTCGACGTCTTCGACGTGTCACGCCGCCTGCGCGAGCGGGGCTGGCTGGTGCCCGCGTACACCTTCCCGGAGCACCGGACGGACCTGGCGGTGCTGCGGATCGTCGTCCGCAACGGCTTCACGCACGACCTCGCGGACCTGCTGCTGGCGGACCTCGCCCGCGTCGTGCCGGACCTGGCGAAGGAGGGCGGCCACCCGAAGGACCCTGCGAAGGCGACCGCGTTCCACCACTAG
- a CDS encoding NADH:flavin oxidoreductase/NADH oxidase encodes MSRLFSPITVRGLTLPNRAWVSPMCQYSAADGVPDDWHLVHLGQFATGGAGLVMTEATAVTPEGRISPQDTGIWSDEHARAWRRIVDFVHSQDTAIGMQLAHAGRKGSTHRPWEGPGSVPPEAGGWQSVGPSATAFGEYATPRELTTDEVAALPEAFAEAAQRAETAGFDVLELHFAHGYLVHQFLSPLSNSRTDRYGGDFEGRTRLALEIADAVRARTGLPLFARLSATDWTDGGWTVDESVRLAKLLAERGVDLIDTSSGGNTPNPDIPVGPGYQVPFAERIRTEAGLPTGAVGMITNPQQAEDIIAGGEADVVFLARALLRDPHWPLRAANVLGADVRWPDQYARAKSWH; translated from the coding sequence GTGAGCCGACTCTTCAGCCCGATCACCGTCCGCGGCCTGACCCTGCCGAACCGCGCCTGGGTGTCGCCGATGTGCCAGTACTCCGCCGCCGACGGCGTCCCGGACGACTGGCACCTCGTGCACCTCGGCCAGTTCGCCACCGGCGGGGCCGGGCTCGTCATGACCGAAGCGACCGCCGTCACCCCCGAAGGCCGGATCAGTCCGCAGGACACCGGCATCTGGAGCGACGAGCACGCCCGCGCCTGGCGCCGGATCGTCGACTTCGTGCACAGCCAGGACACCGCGATCGGCATGCAGCTCGCCCACGCCGGCCGCAAGGGCTCCACGCACCGGCCGTGGGAAGGACCCGGCAGCGTCCCGCCCGAAGCGGGCGGCTGGCAGAGCGTCGGTCCGTCCGCGACGGCGTTCGGCGAGTACGCCACCCCGCGCGAGCTGACCACCGACGAGGTCGCCGCGCTCCCCGAAGCCTTCGCCGAGGCGGCCCAGCGGGCGGAAACCGCCGGCTTCGACGTCCTCGAGCTGCACTTCGCCCACGGCTACCTGGTGCACCAGTTCCTGTCCCCGCTGTCCAACTCCCGCACCGACCGCTACGGCGGCGACTTCGAGGGCCGTACCCGGCTGGCGCTGGAGATCGCCGACGCGGTGCGGGCGCGGACCGGCCTCCCCCTCTTCGCGCGGCTCTCGGCGACCGACTGGACCGACGGCGGCTGGACCGTCGACGAGTCCGTCCGGCTCGCGAAGCTGCTGGCCGAGCGCGGTGTCGACCTCATCGACACGTCGAGCGGCGGCAACACCCCGAACCCGGACATCCCCGTCGGCCCCGGCTACCAGGTGCCCTTCGCCGAGCGGATCCGCACCGAAGCCGGCCTCCCGACCGGCGCGGTCGGCATGATCACCAACCCGCAGCAGGCCGAGGACATCATCGCCGGCGGCGAAGCGGACGTGGTCTTCCTCGCCCGCGCGCTGCTGCGCGACCCGCACTGGCCGCTCCGCGCGGCGAACGTCCTCGGCGCCGACGTGCGCTGGCCCGACCAGTACGCCCGCGCCAAGTCCTGGCACTAG
- a CDS encoding carbamoyltransferase: MYVLGISRVHDSAAALVRDGEIIAFAEEERFTRVKHDGGFPAEAIKFCLERAEITLADVDHVAYYWQRWKEGIHAAKVFARYFPGTLDVFRNANGDEGGKSAGMVDTFLTGGGQGHDDYHVGGAVLAHIKRSYTLANDVKAAVGWTGPTKFKTHLVDHHRAHAASGYFISPWDESAVLTFDGIGSDGTATYLAHGSGNRIVDLRRIKFPHSLGAMYAGVTGYLGFYPTRDEGKIMGLAPLGEDTYVDAFKQLIHLDDDGGFELDLSWFGHHRTGKHVMAKKFTDAFGPARPKTRVTASNPVPQHYCDIAYALQVTLEEAGLHLARWLQRETGSKRLCVAGGVALNSVMNGRILLETPFEDFFAQPAAADDGCALGAALDVSVAKYGKPRPRDGYTYTGPDYTEAEMELALQDAGVEYTRVDDIAAHTAAKIADGKIVGWVQGRMECGPRALGNRSLVADPRDPESKTRMNEKVKHREAFRPFAPSCLAERAGEYFVSDYPSPVMLLVFDVLPDKRAEVPAITHVDGTARVQTVSRADNPLYYRMISEFEKLTGVPMVVNTSFNDNNEPIVASPADAIACYLKTDVDALALGPFWVEKEL, from the coding sequence ATGTACGTACTGGGCATCAGCCGGGTGCACGACTCGGCGGCGGCACTCGTGCGCGACGGCGAGATCATCGCGTTCGCCGAGGAGGAGCGCTTCACCCGGGTCAAGCACGACGGCGGCTTCCCCGCCGAGGCCATCAAGTTCTGCCTGGAGCGCGCCGAGATCACCCTGGCCGACGTCGACCACGTCGCCTACTACTGGCAGCGCTGGAAGGAGGGCATCCACGCGGCCAAGGTGTTCGCGCGGTACTTTCCCGGCACCCTCGACGTCTTCCGCAACGCCAACGGCGACGAAGGCGGCAAGTCGGCGGGCATGGTCGACACCTTCCTCACCGGCGGCGGCCAGGGCCACGACGACTACCACGTGGGCGGCGCGGTCCTGGCGCACATCAAGCGGTCCTACACGCTGGCGAACGACGTCAAAGCGGCCGTCGGCTGGACCGGGCCGACGAAGTTCAAGACCCACCTGGTCGACCACCACCGCGCGCACGCGGCCAGCGGCTACTTCATCTCGCCGTGGGACGAGTCGGCCGTGCTCACCTTCGACGGCATCGGCAGCGACGGCACGGCGACCTACCTCGCGCACGGGAGCGGCAACCGGATCGTCGACCTGCGCCGGATCAAGTTCCCGCACTCGCTCGGCGCGATGTACGCGGGCGTCACGGGCTACCTCGGCTTCTACCCGACCCGCGACGAAGGCAAGATCATGGGACTCGCGCCGCTGGGCGAGGACACCTACGTCGACGCGTTCAAGCAGCTCATCCACCTCGACGACGACGGCGGCTTCGAGCTGGACCTGAGCTGGTTCGGCCACCACCGCACCGGCAAGCACGTGATGGCGAAGAAGTTCACCGACGCGTTCGGCCCGGCGCGGCCGAAAACCCGGGTCACGGCTTCGAACCCGGTGCCCCAGCACTATTGCGACATCGCGTACGCCCTGCAGGTGACGCTCGAGGAAGCGGGCCTGCACCTGGCGCGGTGGCTGCAGCGCGAGACCGGTTCGAAGCGCTTGTGCGTCGCCGGCGGGGTGGCTTTGAACAGCGTCATGAACGGGCGGATCCTGCTGGAAACGCCGTTCGAGGACTTCTTCGCCCAGCCCGCGGCGGCCGACGACGGCTGCGCGCTCGGCGCCGCGCTCGACGTGTCGGTCGCCAAGTACGGCAAACCGCGCCCGCGCGACGGCTACACCTACACCGGCCCGGACTACACCGAGGCCGAGATGGAACTGGCCTTGCAGGACGCCGGCGTCGAGTACACCCGCGTCGACGACATCGCAGCGCACACCGCCGCCAAGATCGCCGACGGCAAGATCGTCGGCTGGGTGCAGGGCCGGATGGAGTGCGGGCCGCGCGCGCTCGGCAACCGGTCGCTCGTCGCCGACCCGCGCGACCCGGAGTCGAAGACGCGGATGAACGAGAAGGTGAAGCACCGCGAGGCGTTCCGGCCGTTCGCGCCGTCGTGCCTGGCGGAGCGGGCGGGCGAGTACTTCGTCAGCGACTACCCGTCGCCGGTGATGCTGCTGGTGTTCGACGTCCTGCCGGACAAGCGCGCCGAGGTTCCGGCGATCACGCACGTCGACGGCACCGCGCGGGTGCAGACTGTCAGCCGTGCGGACAACCCGCTGTACTACCGGATGATCAGCGAGTTCGAGAAGCTGACCGGGGTGCCGATGGTCGTCAACACCTCGTTCAACGACAACAACGAGCCGATCGTGGCCAGCCCGGCCGACGCGATCGCGTGCTACCTGAAGACCGACGTCGACGCGCTGGCCCTCGGACCGTTCTGGGTGGAGAAGGAACTGTGA
- a CDS encoding NADPH-dependent FMN reductase — translation MLGIGGSLREGSQSERALQIALGGAAEVGVRTRLLTGPDLVLPFYDAGVPERDERATRLVEAIREADGIIVVSPGYHGALSGLVKNALDYVEDLRDDRRPYLDGRAVGLAAVAYGWQAAVTTLEQLRTITHALRGWATPLGGSINSAETKFDEGGGASDEKSVRTLRLIGRQVAEFAVTRTA, via the coding sequence GTGCTCGGGATCGGCGGCTCTCTCCGCGAGGGCTCCCAGTCCGAACGCGCGCTGCAGATCGCGCTCGGCGGCGCGGCCGAAGTCGGCGTCCGGACCCGGCTGCTGACCGGCCCGGACCTGGTCCTCCCGTTCTACGACGCGGGCGTGCCGGAGCGCGACGAACGCGCCACGCGGCTCGTCGAAGCCATCCGCGAGGCGGACGGGATCATCGTCGTCTCGCCCGGCTACCACGGCGCGCTCTCCGGCCTGGTCAAGAACGCGCTGGACTACGTCGAGGACCTGCGTGACGACCGCCGCCCCTACCTCGACGGCCGCGCGGTCGGCCTCGCCGCGGTCGCGTACGGCTGGCAGGCCGCGGTGACCACGCTCGAACAGCTGCGCACGATCACGCACGCGCTGCGCGGCTGGGCCACCCCACTGGGTGGTTCGATCAACTCGGCCGAGACCAAGTTCGACGAAGGCGGCGGCGCTTCGGACGAGAAGAGTGTCCGGACGCTTCGCCTGATCGGGCGCCAGGTCGCCGAATTCGCGGTGACGCGCACCGCATGA
- a CDS encoding GNAT family N-acetyltransferase codes for MRFAFHDPRADPAPAGWAEFSRAARLHPVWDYGVMGLEAWGARNPQLLVVAADGDDLVAAASVLVCRPRLAPRFAPRPGKRLLRPFWAEVCQPWLSGYPGIAFAPGVPDRAALVRRFERELGRRLGPGLLGVVHRALGEDLATGLGGRGRLVKRVDPVAVLENRFESEEDWIASLSKSRRAGLRRQRRRLAEDPSLVIRGGPGRTDLDGAALAGLIQAHRERYGRLALDTRTMPSAGFLDRFVRRPDVHTLTYADTGGKLIAVQTMLDHPDTPVLQHWAALPPAAGGKKWLYFDSYVRAVRFTAKRGARELSAGRGMIELKQELGFRPRPVYTAAVPRPVLGR; via the coding sequence ATGAGGTTCGCGTTCCACGATCCCCGCGCCGACCCGGCGCCCGCGGGCTGGGCGGAGTTCTCCCGGGCCGCGCGGCTGCACCCGGTGTGGGACTACGGGGTGATGGGCCTCGAAGCCTGGGGCGCCCGCAACCCGCAGCTGCTGGTCGTCGCGGCCGACGGGGACGACCTCGTCGCCGCGGCGTCCGTGCTGGTCTGCCGGCCCCGGCTGGCCCCGCGGTTCGCGCCGCGGCCGGGGAAGCGACTGCTGCGGCCGTTCTGGGCCGAGGTCTGCCAGCCGTGGCTCAGCGGCTACCCGGGCATCGCGTTCGCCCCGGGGGTGCCCGACCGCGCGGCGCTGGTGCGGCGGTTCGAGCGGGAACTGGGCCGCCGCCTCGGCCCCGGCCTGCTCGGCGTGGTCCACCGCGCGCTCGGCGAGGACCTCGCCACCGGCCTCGGCGGGCGCGGCCGGCTCGTCAAGCGCGTGGACCCGGTGGCGGTGCTGGAAAACCGGTTCGAGTCCGAAGAGGACTGGATCGCGTCGCTGTCGAAGTCGCGGCGGGCCGGGTTGCGGCGGCAGCGGCGCCGGCTCGCCGAAGACCCCTCCCTGGTGATCCGCGGCGGACCGGGCCGCACCGACCTCGACGGCGCCGCACTGGCCGGGCTGATCCAGGCGCACCGCGAGCGGTACGGGCGGCTGGCGCTCGACACCCGCACGATGCCGTCGGCGGGCTTCCTCGACCGGTTCGTCCGGCGGCCGGACGTGCACACCCTGACCTACGCCGACACCGGCGGGAAGCTGATCGCCGTGCAGACCATGCTCGACCACCCGGACACCCCCGTCCTGCAGCACTGGGCGGCGTTGCCGCCGGCCGCGGGCGGCAAGAAGTGGCTGTACTTCGACTCGTACGTGCGGGCGGTGCGCTTCACCGCGAAGCGCGGAGCCCGGGAGCTGTCCGCCGGCCGCGGCATGATCGAGCTGAAGCAGGAGCTGGGGTTCCGGCCCCGGCCGGTCTACACGGCCGCCGTGCCGAGGCCGGTGCTGGGCCGGTGA
- a CDS encoding TIGR03085 family metal-binding protein gives MGVAADERQALSSLLHDLGPDAPTLCEGWTTRDLAAHLVVREHRPDAAPGIVVPALAGYTQKVQDRYAAKPWGTLVEQVRKGPAKFWPTAIGPLDELTNTAEFLVHHEDVRRAQPGWEPRPADGTRDAAAWKSAKQAAKLNLRKAPVGVTLRTRTGQEAAVKTGPDPVTVVGDPIDLLLFVFGRDAVRLDFEGDAAAVTKLQAVNRGL, from the coding sequence ATGGGTGTCGCTGCTGACGAACGCCAGGCCTTGAGCTCCCTCCTCCACGACCTCGGGCCCGACGCGCCGACGTTGTGCGAAGGGTGGACGACGCGCGATCTCGCCGCGCACCTCGTCGTGCGCGAGCACCGGCCGGACGCCGCGCCGGGGATCGTGGTGCCCGCGCTCGCCGGGTACACGCAGAAGGTGCAGGACCGCTACGCCGCCAAGCCCTGGGGCACCCTCGTCGAGCAGGTGCGCAAGGGTCCGGCGAAGTTCTGGCCCACCGCCATCGGCCCGCTCGACGAGCTCACCAACACCGCCGAGTTCCTCGTCCACCACGAGGACGTCCGGCGGGCCCAGCCCGGCTGGGAGCCGCGGCCCGCCGACGGCACCCGGGACGCCGCCGCCTGGAAGTCGGCGAAGCAAGCCGCCAAGCTCAACCTCCGCAAGGCGCCCGTCGGCGTCACCCTCCGGACCCGCACCGGGCAGGAAGCCGCCGTCAAGACCGGGCCCGATCCCGTCACCGTCGTCGGCGACCCGATCGACCTGCTGCTGTTCGTGTTCGGCCGCGACGCCGTGCGGCTCGACTTCGAGGGCGACGCGGCCGCCGTCACGAAGCTCCAGGCCGTGAACCGCGGACTCTGA
- a CDS encoding organic hydroperoxide resistance protein: protein MSQAIYTAVATARGDGRNGEVTSSDGVIDESLAIPKEMGGPGGDKTNPEQLFAAGYSACFHSALQLVARQAKVQLHDSTVTAEVSVLKQEVGFGLGVALNVSLPGLEQAQADQLVEQAHQVCPYSNATRGNIEVALSATV, encoded by the coding sequence ATGAGTCAGGCGATCTACACGGCGGTGGCGACGGCGCGCGGCGACGGCCGCAACGGCGAGGTCACTTCGTCGGACGGCGTCATCGACGAGTCGCTGGCCATCCCGAAGGAGATGGGTGGCCCCGGCGGGGACAAGACCAACCCCGAGCAGCTCTTCGCCGCCGGCTACTCGGCCTGCTTCCACAGCGCCCTGCAGCTGGTCGCCCGCCAGGCCAAGGTCCAGCTCCACGACTCGACGGTGACCGCGGAGGTGAGCGTGCTCAAGCAGGAGGTCGGCTTCGGCCTCGGCGTCGCGCTCAACGTCTCCCTGCCGGGTCTCGAGCAGGCGCAGGCCGACCAGCTGGTCGAGCAGGCCCACCAGGTCTGCCCCTACTCCAACGCGACCCGCGGCAACATCGAGGTCGCGCTCTCCGCCACCGTCTGA
- a CDS encoding alpha/beta hydrolase, which yields MAIPLPIRAQAAASQLAFWLPTPVRRAAAGRTVRIDGQDLALDAQLLLRLQKIARAELVRGSVEQSRALLDVGRHLVSGKPVEPVSVREIAVPTPDGDLPSTLYTPVGLPEKSPLLVFFHGGGWVIGTRASHDNACRFLAKHAGVRVLSIEYRLAPEFPFPAAADDALAAFDYAVAKAGDLGADPARIAVGGDSAGGNLAAVTAQQAVKRGGPAPAFQLLIYPATDFAHRYRSQDLFAEDLFLTDVHMKWFEGHYVPAGTDLTDPRLSPLRADDLSGLPPALVVTAGFDPLRDEGEAYAKKLADAGVEVALRRHEDLIHGFINFTGVGTRFREALAETAGALRQGLSKQG from the coding sequence ATGGCGATCCCGCTCCCGATCCGCGCCCAGGCGGCCGCGTCCCAGCTGGCGTTCTGGCTGCCCACGCCGGTCCGGCGCGCGGCGGCGGGCCGGACCGTCCGCATCGACGGCCAGGACCTGGCGCTCGACGCCCAGCTGCTGCTCCGGCTGCAGAAGATCGCCCGCGCGGAACTGGTGCGCGGCTCGGTCGAGCAGTCGCGGGCCCTGCTCGACGTCGGGCGGCACCTGGTCAGCGGCAAGCCGGTCGAGCCGGTCTCGGTGCGCGAGATCGCCGTGCCGACCCCCGACGGCGACCTCCCTTCGACGCTCTACACGCCGGTCGGGCTGCCCGAGAAGTCCCCGCTGCTGGTGTTCTTCCACGGCGGCGGCTGGGTGATCGGCACCCGCGCGAGCCACGACAACGCCTGCCGCTTCCTGGCCAAGCACGCCGGCGTGCGGGTGCTGTCGATCGAGTACCGGCTGGCCCCGGAGTTCCCGTTCCCGGCGGCGGCGGACGACGCGCTGGCGGCGTTCGACTACGCGGTGGCGAAGGCGGGCGACCTCGGCGCCGACCCGGCGCGCATCGCCGTCGGCGGGGACAGCGCGGGCGGCAACCTCGCCGCCGTGACCGCGCAGCAGGCGGTCAAGCGCGGCGGCCCGGCGCCCGCGTTCCAGCTGCTGATCTACCCCGCGACGGACTTCGCGCACCGGTACCGCTCGCAGGACCTGTTCGCCGAGGACCTGTTCCTGACCGACGTGCACATGAAGTGGTTCGAAGGCCACTACGTGCCGGCGGGCACCGACCTGACCGACCCGCGGCTCTCCCCGCTGCGCGCGGACGACCTGAGCGGCCTGCCGCCGGCCCTGGTCGTCACCGCCGGGTTCGACCCGCTGCGCGACGAGGGGGAGGCGTACGCGAAGAAGCTCGCGGACGCCGGGGTCGAGGTCGCGCTGCGGCGGCACGAGGACCTGATCCACGGGTTCATCAACTTCACCGGCGTCGGCACGCGGTTCCGCGAGGCGCTCGCCGAAACGGCGGGCGCGCTGCGGCAGGGGTTGTCGAAACAGGGGTGA
- a CDS encoding ATP-grasp domain-containing protein has translation MTSSKKDPARTLVILGGADGSVSTYERARELGFRTICVDVRPGAPAVAYADEFLQVSVRAPEQIAAALEGRRDLAGVLCPASDVGLPALAWLTRHWDLPDPLPQYAVQASTDKSVFRALCDHLGLPSYRSVDGRPGPELIHAAQQLRFPTLVKPVDSSGSRGVVSCPGPGRLTRAFTESLAFSPSGRLVVEEHLDGSHFTIEALVVDGRIVFHAVTERVLTPPPFFVTSSHLLPAELPADVELSLIEALDQICTELGYRTGPLTLDAVLGRDGRLYLIEMGARMGGNGLAEAIAHCHGADLIAAGIAAATGDEVRLDLHEPKPTLVHILASDRGGHLSRVDGADDVRAMPGLVGLHLFADEGSFVRPYEQAGHKLGYVVLTAGSVPELLTAENAVRGTLKFLLHDQDMAVPLP, from the coding sequence GTGACGAGTTCGAAGAAGGACCCCGCGAGAACCCTGGTGATCCTGGGGGGCGCGGACGGTTCGGTCAGCACCTACGAGCGGGCGCGGGAGCTGGGGTTCCGCACGATCTGCGTCGACGTCCGGCCGGGCGCACCGGCGGTGGCGTACGCGGACGAGTTCCTGCAGGTCAGCGTGCGCGCACCGGAGCAGATCGCGGCGGCGCTGGAGGGCCGCCGCGACCTCGCGGGCGTGCTCTGCCCGGCCAGCGACGTCGGTCTGCCGGCCCTGGCGTGGCTGACCCGCCACTGGGACCTGCCCGATCCCCTGCCGCAGTACGCGGTGCAGGCGTCGACGGACAAGTCGGTGTTCCGCGCGCTGTGCGACCACCTGGGCCTGCCGAGCTACCGCAGCGTCGACGGCCGCCCGGGTCCGGAGCTGATCCACGCGGCCCAGCAGCTGCGCTTCCCCACGCTGGTCAAGCCGGTCGACTCCTCGGGCAGCCGCGGGGTCGTCTCCTGCCCGGGTCCGGGCCGGCTGACCCGGGCGTTCACCGAGTCGCTCGCGTTCTCGCCGTCCGGCCGCCTGGTCGTGGAGGAGCACCTCGACGGCTCGCACTTCACCATCGAGGCGCTCGTCGTCGACGGCCGGATCGTCTTCCACGCCGTGACCGAGCGGGTGCTCACGCCGCCGCCGTTCTTCGTGACGTCGTCGCACCTGCTGCCCGCCGAGCTGCCCGCCGACGTCGAGCTGAGCCTGATCGAAGCCCTCGACCAGATCTGCACCGAGCTCGGCTACCGGACCGGGCCGCTGACGCTCGACGCCGTGCTCGGCCGGGACGGACGGCTCTACCTCATCGAGATGGGCGCGCGGATGGGCGGCAACGGGCTCGCCGAAGCGATCGCGCACTGCCACGGCGCCGACCTGATCGCGGCCGGGATCGCCGCCGCCACCGGCGACGAGGTGCGGCTGGACCTGCACGAGCCGAAGCCGACGCTGGTGCACATCCTGGCGTCCGACCGCGGCGGTCACCTGTCGCGAGTGGACGGTGCCGACGACGTGCGCGCGATGCCGGGCCTGGTCGGGCTGCACCTGTTCGCCGACGAGGGCTCGTTCGTCCGGCCCTACGAGCAGGCGGGGCACAAGCTCGGGTACGTCGTGCTCACCGCCGGCTCGGTGCCGGAGCTGCTCACCGCGGAGAACGCCGTGCGCGGCACGCTGAAGTTCCTGCTGCACGACCAGGACATGGCGGTACCCCTGCCGTGA
- a CDS encoding Dps family protein, whose protein sequence is MSTSPIKSPLSEADKEITGNALQATLVDLVDLSLIAKQAHWNVVGSNFRSAHLQLDELVSTARQYVDEVAERANAIGVSPNGKAKTVVESSGVPEYPDNWQSVESTVAAIVDILAALIERLRKRIDETDKSDLVTQDLLIEITRALEEAHWMWQAQQA, encoded by the coding sequence ATGAGCACCTCTCCGATCAAGAGCCCGCTTTCCGAGGCCGACAAGGAGATCACCGGCAACGCCCTGCAGGCGACGCTGGTCGACCTGGTCGACCTCTCCCTGATCGCGAAGCAGGCGCACTGGAACGTCGTCGGGTCGAACTTCCGCAGCGCGCACCTGCAGCTCGACGAGCTGGTCAGCACCGCACGCCAGTACGTCGACGAGGTCGCCGAGCGCGCCAACGCCATCGGTGTTTCGCCGAACGGCAAGGCGAAGACCGTCGTCGAGAGCTCGGGCGTGCCCGAGTACCCCGACAACTGGCAGTCGGTGGAGTCGACGGTCGCGGCGATCGTGGACATCCTCGCCGCGCTCATCGAGCGGCTGCGCAAGCGCATCGACGAGACCGACAAGAGCGACCTCGTGACGCAGGACTTGCTGATCGAGATCACCCGCGCGCTGGAAGAGGCGCACTGGATGTGGCAGGCCCAGCAGGCCTGA